A genomic stretch from Eubacterium sulci ATCC 35585 includes:
- a CDS encoding export membrane protein SecF, whose product MSSRLRKILSLLIILTVIVGWYVTIFGIGKIHSIKDLMKFGLDINGGVYVVMEAETKQDGEELAKTMDQTRQVLNKRVNEMGTSEATVSLEGKKRIRVELPGVEDADEAIEKVGQTAKLSFLLSDGTKVLDGKDVKNASIDTDSEHGGYKIKLEFTSEGTKKFTAATSKAASGSVKSSNKDVQDNAIMIVLDKEVISAPTVNSTINSSSCEITRGGGFDREEASNLAALIRGGALPVELKEVTSSVQTATIGENALKMSIIAGAIGLLCVFILMILMYNILGLMADIALLLYVLLELWAISAMGIVLTLPGIAAIILSIGMAVDANVIIFSRIKEEISNGKTIRVAVSEGFRHAVVTVLDAQITTLIASVVLYQIGSTTVKGFAITLMLGIIVSIFTAVVISQILIGLIANSRKFAKNKYFGVNEDGTPKNLIKKSFGFIKNRKIFYVISICVIVVGLSVGLIRGYNYGIDFTGGTMLQIDMGKTVDTAELADTIKEYKLNPSIVLAGKNQDQVIIKTIKALDNEKREEVIKTISKKYKITDKDVLASEQFGPTVGKELKSNAIKSVIIASIGMLIYIIFRFKSWKYGISSVAGLLHDVLVILSVYGLFNITINNPFIAGILTVVGYSINDTIVIFDRIRENRALYKREPLGETIDKSINQTLNRSVMTSLTTLICMVPLTIMVSSSIREFVIPLMVGVLVGTYSSIFLCSPVLYDLSKNDNKSKYQLSKEQKEKRKASK is encoded by the coding sequence ATGAGCTCTAGATTAAGAAAGATTTTATCACTTTTGATCATTCTAACAGTCATTGTTGGATGGTATGTAACTATCTTTGGTATAGGTAAGATTCACTCTATCAAAGATTTAATGAAGTTCGGTTTGGACATTAACGGCGGTGTATATGTCGTTATGGAAGCCGAGACTAAACAGGATGGTGAAGAACTCGCTAAGACCATGGATCAGACAAGGCAAGTTTTGAACAAGCGTGTTAACGAGATGGGAACATCCGAGGCTACTGTTTCACTTGAAGGTAAGAAGAGAATTCGAGTTGAACTTCCAGGTGTCGAAGATGCTGATGAAGCTATTGAGAAGGTTGGACAGACAGCAAAACTAAGCTTCCTGCTTTCAGACGGAACTAAGGTGCTAGATGGTAAAGATGTTAAAAACGCAAGCATAGATACAGATAGCGAACACGGTGGATATAAAATTAAGCTTGAGTTCACATCAGAAGGAACAAAGAAATTTACAGCAGCTACGTCTAAGGCAGCATCAGGAAGTGTTAAGTCATCTAATAAGGATGTTCAGGACAATGCAATCATGATCGTTCTTGATAAAGAGGTTATCTCAGCTCCAACAGTTAATAGCACTATCAATTCAAGCTCATGCGAGATAACAAGAGGTGGCGGCTTTGATAGAGAAGAAGCATCTAATCTTGCTGCTCTTATCAGAGGTGGTGCACTACCTGTAGAGCTTAAGGAAGTTACTTCGTCAGTACAGACAGCCACAATAGGTGAGAATGCGCTTAAGATGAGCATCATCGCTGGTGCAATCGGACTTCTATGTGTATTCATACTGATGATACTTATGTATAACATTTTAGGTCTTATGGCAGATATCGCTTTACTGCTATATGTACTCTTAGAACTTTGGGCTATTTCGGCTATGGGAATAGTACTAACTTTACCAGGTATTGCAGCTATTATCTTGTCCATAGGTATGGCAGTAGACGCCAATGTAATTATCTTCTCACGTATTAAGGAGGAGATTTCAAACGGTAAGACTATAAGAGTTGCTGTTTCTGAAGGCTTTAGACATGCAGTTGTAACTGTACTAGATGCTCAAATAACAACACTAATTGCCTCTGTAGTTCTGTATCAAATTGGATCAACAACAGTTAAGGGATTTGCTATTACTTTGATGCTAGGTATCATTGTAAGTATATTCACAGCTGTAGTTATATCGCAGATACTAATTGGACTGATTGCAAACAGCAGAAAGTTCGCTAAGAATAAGTACTTTGGAGTTAACGAAGATGGAACACCAAAGAATCTTATCAAGAAAAGCTTTGGATTCATCAAAAATCGTAAGATATTCTACGTAATCAGCATTTGTGTGATTGTTGTGGGTCTATCTGTAGGTCTTATCAGAGGATATAACTACGGTATCGACTTTACAGGTGGAACAATGCTCCAGATTGATATGGGTAAGACTGTGGATACTGCAGAGCTTGCTGATACAATCAAGGAGTACAAGTTAAATCCGTCGATTGTCCTAGCTGGTAAGAACCAGGATCAGGTTATCATCAAGACTATCAAAGCTTTAGATAACGAAAAGCGTGAAGAAGTAATTAAGACAATTAGCAAAAAGTATAAAATCACCGATAAAGACGTTTTAGCATCTGAGCAGTTTGGACCAACAGTAGGTAAGGAGCTAAAGAGTAACGCAATCAAGTCTGTTATCATAGCTTCAATAGGAATGCTAATCTATATCATTTTCCGATTCAAATCATGGAAGTATGGTATATCTTCAGTAGCAGGACTATTGCATGACGTACTGGTAATACTGTCTGTATATGGACTATTTAATATTACAATTAACAACCCATTTATCGCCGGAATTCTAACGGTTGTCGGATACTCTATCAATGATACCATCGTTATCTTTGATAGAATCAGAGAAAATAGAGCTCTATATAAGAGAGAGCCACTTGGTGAAACCATCGATAAGAGTATCAATCAGACACTAAACCGTTCAGTTATGACATCTCTTACAACTCTAATTTGTATGGTACCGCTTACAATTATGGTATCATCATCAATCAGAGAGTTCGTAATTCCGCTAATGGTCGGTGTACTTGTGGGTACATATTCATCGATATTCTTGTGCAGTCCAGTTCTATACGATTTGAGCAAGAACGACAATAAATCAAAATATCAGCTCAGCAAAGAGCAAAAAGAGAAAAGAAAGGCATCAAAGTAA
- a CDS encoding ribosomal protein S12 methylthiotransferase — protein MSNKKVFIDTLGCPKNFNDSEFAAGILEENGYEIIDSPEDADIIMVNTCGFINDAKKESIEHIFDMNERRKDGGKLVVSGCLSQRYSEELSKEIPEADCIIGVNQYNKLPEILSDIDNNHVAANSCDLDYLEKTVRKLSDNPYTATLKIAEGCNNTCTYCIIPMIRGKFRSKKMEDIITEAKELANAGCKELILIAQDVTYYGKDLYGKFVLPELLRELCKIDGIEWIRLMYCYDERITDELIQVMAEEDKICKYIDIPLQHASDNILRLMRRQTTRKSIKETLAKLKAAMPDIHVRTTLIVGFPGETEDDYDQLLELVESERFSRLGVFTYSQEENTVAAEMDNQIDEDIKQIRFDGVMRRQMLISSELNQEKIGKVFDVIVDSMDEDGSFIGRTRFDAPEIDNSVIFTSKNELQPGDIVKVKINDAFDYDIIGEEL, from the coding sequence ATGAGCAATAAAAAAGTATTTATAGATACGCTAGGATGTCCAAAGAACTTTAACGACAGTGAGTTTGCTGCGGGCATTCTAGAGGAAAATGGATATGAAATTATAGATTCACCAGAGGATGCTGACATTATAATGGTCAATACCTGTGGGTTTATTAATGATGCAAAAAAAGAATCTATAGAGCATATTTTCGATATGAACGAAAGACGTAAGGACGGAGGAAAGCTCGTAGTATCAGGTTGTCTTTCGCAGAGATATTCTGAGGAGCTCAGTAAGGAAATACCAGAGGCTGATTGTATCATAGGAGTCAACCAGTATAACAAGCTACCGGAGATACTATCAGATATCGATAATAACCACGTTGCAGCTAATAGCTGCGACCTTGACTATCTAGAAAAAACAGTAAGAAAGCTATCAGATAATCCTTATACTGCTACACTAAAAATTGCTGAGGGCTGTAATAACACATGTACATACTGCATAATTCCTATGATTAGAGGAAAATTCCGCAGTAAGAAGATGGAGGACATTATTACAGAAGCCAAGGAGCTAGCAAATGCTGGTTGCAAAGAGTTAATTTTGATAGCTCAAGATGTTACATACTACGGCAAGGATCTGTATGGCAAATTTGTTTTACCTGAGCTTTTGAGAGAGCTATGTAAGATAGATGGCATTGAGTGGATAAGACTTATGTATTGCTATGATGAGAGAATAACTGATGAGCTTATTCAGGTTATGGCTGAGGAAGATAAAATATGTAAATATATTGATATACCGCTTCAGCATGCATCAGATAATATTCTCAGATTAATGAGAAGGCAAACAACAAGAAAGTCTATCAAAGAAACTTTAGCTAAACTTAAGGCAGCTATGCCTGATATTCATGTTAGAACAACATTGATTGTTGGTTTCCCTGGCGAAACAGAAGATGACTATGATCAGCTTTTAGAACTAGTTGAAAGCGAAAGATTCTCAAGACTAGGCGTCTTTACATATTCACAGGAAGAAAATACTGTAGCTGCGGAGATGGATAATCAGATCGATGAGGATATCAAACAGATTAGATTTGATGGTGTAATGAGAAGACAGATGCTTATTTCTTCTGAACTAAATCAAGAGAAGATAGGCAAGGTCTTTGATGTTATTGTTGATAGCATGGATGAGGATGGAAGCTTCATTGGAAGAACAAGATTTGATGCACCTGAGATAGATAACTCTGTTATTTTTACATCAAAGAATGAACTACAGCCTGGAGATATAGTCAAAGTTAAAATTAACGATGCCTTTGATTACGATATTATAGGTGAAGAGCTTTAA
- a CDS encoding aspartate-semialdehyde dehydrogenase (catalyzes the formation of aspartate semialdehyde from aspartyl phosphate): MKKLEKKLRVGILGGTGMVGQRFITLLENHPWFEVTTIAASSRSAGKTYEEAMSGRWKLEDKMPEDVKNIVVKDVKDIEEISNSVDFVFSAVDMTKEEIKAIEDEYAKSETPVVSNNSAHRWTEDVPMVVPEINIDHFDIIETQKKRLGTKRGFVAVKPNCSIQGYVPALAAWQEFEPYEVCVTTYQAISGAGKNFSDWPEMVGNIIPYIGGEEEKSEIEPLKILGSIKDGKFVKADNLLITSQCVRVPVLEGHTAAVFVKFRKNPSKEELIDRLKNFSGFPQENDLPSAPKPFINYLSEDDRPQVAKDVYYENGFGVSVGRLREDTLFDYKFIGLAHNTVRGAAGGAILCAESLVEKGYIAHK, encoded by the coding sequence ATGAAAAAATTAGAAAAGAAATTAAGAGTAGGAATTCTAGGTGGAACAGGAATGGTTGGACAGAGATTTATAACTCTGTTAGAAAACCATCCATGGTTTGAGGTAACTACAATCGCAGCAAGCTCAAGAAGCGCTGGTAAAACATATGAAGAAGCTATGAGTGGAAGATGGAAGCTCGAGGACAAGATGCCAGAAGATGTTAAGAATATCGTAGTTAAAGACGTTAAGGATATTGAGGAAATTTCAAACTCGGTAGACTTTGTTTTCAGTGCAGTTGATATGACTAAGGAAGAAATCAAGGCTATAGAGGACGAGTATGCAAAGTCAGAGACTCCTGTTGTTTCAAACAACAGTGCACATAGATGGACAGAGGATGTTCCTATGGTTGTTCCAGAAATTAATATTGATCATTTTGATATTATCGAGACTCAGAAAAAGAGACTTGGAACAAAGAGAGGTTTTGTTGCAGTTAAGCCAAACTGCTCAATCCAGGGATATGTACCAGCACTTGCAGCATGGCAGGAATTTGAACCATACGAAGTATGCGTTACAACATATCAGGCTATTTCAGGTGCCGGAAAGAACTTCTCAGATTGGCCAGAAATGGTTGGAAACATCATCCCTTACATTGGTGGAGAAGAAGAAAAGAGTGAAATCGAACCACTTAAGATTTTGGGATCAATCAAGGACGGTAAATTTGTAAAGGCGGATAATCTACTTATCACATCACAGTGCGTAAGAGTTCCTGTACTAGAGGGACATACTGCAGCTGTATTTGTTAAGTTCCGCAAGAACCCAAGCAAGGAAGAGCTTATCGATAGACTCAAAAACTTCTCAGGTTTCCCACAAGAAAATGACCTTCCTAGTGCACCTAAGCCATTCATCAACTACCTTAGCGAAGATGATCGTCCACAGGTTGCTAAGGACGTATACTATGAGAATGGTTTTGGCGTATCAGTTGGAAGGCTTCGTGAGGACACTTTGTTTGATTATAAGTTCATAGGTCTTGCTCATAACACTGTAAGAGGTGCAGCAGGTGGAGCTATCCTATGTGCAGAGAGCCTTGTAGAAAAGGGATACATCGCTCACAAGTAG
- a CDS encoding FdhC protein: MIERNFLTPNEVAGELVTVAENKANLNLLQKIVLGIIAGAYIAFAAVASNTAAFQLMNNPSTLGISKLISAFVFSGGLILVVVCGSELFTGNNLMLMGVYEKRISLQKLLTSWIIVYVANFVGSIIIAFLVVKAGQPDFANSMLGGATIKIACAKVSLSTSNAILLGLMCNWLVCLAVWGSTAARDIGSKIMAIFFPIMMFVTAGFEHSIANMYYISAGLFAKENSQYVDAALQLGVKQSDIANLDWSSFFLGNLLPVTLGNIIGGTIFVGTAYWLAFMRKK; this comes from the coding sequence ATGATTGAAAGAAACTTTTTAACACCTAATGAGGTGGCAGGCGAACTAGTTACAGTCGCAGAGAATAAGGCTAATTTAAACCTACTTCAGAAGATAGTTTTGGGAATAATAGCAGGTGCTTACATCGCTTTTGCAGCAGTAGCATCTAATACGGCAGCTTTTCAGCTAATGAATAATCCAAGTACACTTGGAATATCAAAGCTCATAAGTGCTTTTGTATTCTCGGGAGGACTCATTCTTGTAGTAGTATGTGGATCTGAACTTTTCACAGGAAACAATCTCATGCTTATGGGAGTTTATGAGAAGAGAATAAGCTTACAGAAGCTTCTTACAAGCTGGATCATTGTTTATGTAGCTAACTTTGTTGGATCAATAATCATAGCATTTTTGGTAGTTAAAGCAGGGCAACCTGATTTTGCGAATTCTATGCTAGGAGGAGCAACAATTAAGATAGCTTGCGCTAAGGTTTCTCTTTCAACATCAAATGCTATATTGCTTGGTCTTATGTGTAACTGGCTTGTATGTCTTGCTGTATGGGGATCTACAGCGGCTAGAGACATTGGTAGTAAAATAATGGCAATCTTTTTCCCAATAATGATGTTTGTCACGGCTGGATTTGAGCATAGCATCGCAAATATGTATTATATATCAGCGGGTCTTTTCGCTAAAGAAAATAGTCAATATGTTGATGCAGCTTTGCAACTAGGAGTAAAACAGAGCGATATTGCAAATCTTGATTGGAGCAGTTTCTTCCTAGGAAACCTACTACCTGTAACTCTAGGAAATATAATTGGAGGAACAATATTTGTTGGAACTGCATACTGGCTTGCATTTATGAGAAAAAAATAA
- a CDS encoding peptidase: MKQIDVCDMKDFHIGSAEDFDKLTGVTVISSKDGATASVDVRGGGPATRETDLLSPENMVQAIHAVVLSGGSAYGLEASSGVMDYLASKDIGFDVGVGKVPIVCGASLFDLQIGQNSYPNKDMGYSAAHNAYEGENIGFKQGNFGAGTGATVGKYNGIEGMMKSGIGSSAVQVGELQVGAISAVNAMGDVFDFDGKEIAGLMSSDGKLLSTCQAMKDNIYQSKNVFSGNTTISCIMTNAVLTKAQCKKLASICHDAYARRIMPVHTSVDGDTIFVMSSGTLKLDDNSFDALAVIATEELEKAIVSGVKSAKGILGTKSYSDL, encoded by the coding sequence ATAAAGCAAATAGATGTATGCGATATGAAGGATTTTCATATCGGATCAGCCGAAGACTTTGATAAGCTAACTGGCGTGACTGTTATTTCATCAAAGGATGGCGCCACAGCTTCAGTAGATGTGAGAGGTGGAGGCCCTGCAACTAGGGAAACTGATCTTTTAAGTCCCGAAAACATGGTACAAGCTATTCATGCTGTTGTTCTCTCAGGAGGAAGCGCATATGGGCTTGAAGCCTCTAGCGGAGTCATGGACTATCTTGCATCAAAGGATATTGGCTTTGATGTAGGCGTAGGAAAGGTGCCAATTGTTTGCGGAGCTTCATTATTTGATCTTCAGATTGGTCAAAACTCATATCCAAATAAAGATATGGGCTATAGTGCAGCTCACAATGCCTATGAAGGAGAAAATATCGGATTTAAGCAGGGAAACTTCGGTGCTGGAACTGGAGCTACAGTTGGTAAATATAACGGCATAGAAGGCATGATGAAGAGCGGTATCGGTTCTTCTGCTGTACAGGTAGGCGAACTTCAAGTTGGAGCAATATCAGCTGTAAATGCAATGGGTGATGTATTTGACTTTGATGGCAAAGAGATAGCAGGACTTATGTCATCTGATGGAAAGCTCTTATCAACTTGCCAGGCAATGAAGGACAATATCTACCAGTCAAAGAATGTTTTTTCGGGTAATACAACTATAAGTTGCATTATGACAAATGCCGTTTTAACAAAGGCACAGTGTAAAAAACTTGCATCTATATGTCACGATGCGTATGCTAGGCGTATAATGCCTGTGCATACAAGCGTAGATGGTGATACAATCTTTGTTATGTCATCTGGAACACTAAAGCTTGATGATAATAGCTTTGATGCACTAGCTGTAATTGCAACTGAGGAGCTTGAGAAGGCTATAGTTTCAGGGGTAAAATCAGCGAAGGGTATATTAGGAACAAAATCATATTCAGATTTATGA